In Clostridiaceae bacterium, a single genomic region encodes these proteins:
- a CDS encoding D-2-hydroxyacid dehydrogenase, which produces MKNILINVKVDEEKLEELRKMPEVNVEVIEDFKTKSRYISPQILRNKHILFCNLPPENFNDLDSLELIQISTSGYNQLFNLGLVEKGIRVCNAQGVSSISIAEWNIAMMINLAKDLRGMIRNQEAGIWDRSARFQKEIRGSIVGIWGYGAIGRETARLAKAFGMKVYVMGRKIPSIETNVYRVEGTGDPEGILPDKVFLSGQEEEFLKNLDFLVISMPLTNNTEGLIGERELKMLPKTAYILNPARGPIIQEEALIKALKEGWIAGAALDTHYYYPMPPDHPLWSFPNVIMTPHISGSPHSERIWDIFLQNVKRFLTGQPLLNELTPRQLKGE; this is translated from the coding sequence TTATTAATGTAAAGGTTGATGAAGAAAAATTAGAAGAGTTAAGAAAGATGCCGGAGGTTAATGTTGAAGTTATTGAGGATTTCAAAACAAAAAGCCGCTACATATCTCCTCAAATTTTAAGAAATAAACATATTCTATTCTGTAATTTACCTCCTGAGAATTTTAATGATTTAGATTCCCTTGAGCTGATACAAATTAGTACTTCAGGTTATAACCAGCTTTTTAATCTGGGATTGGTGGAAAAAGGCATTCGTGTCTGCAATGCCCAGGGTGTATCAAGTATTTCTATTGCAGAATGGAATATTGCCATGATGATTAACTTAGCCAAGGATTTAAGGGGTATGATAAGGAATCAGGAAGCGGGAATCTGGGACAGGTCTGCAAGGTTTCAGAAGGAAATTAGAGGTTCTATTGTGGGAATCTGGGGATACGGGGCTATAGGAAGGGAAACCGCACGACTTGCCAAGGCATTTGGTATGAAGGTTTATGTTATGGGAAGGAAAATACCGTCTATAGAAACTAATGTATACCGTGTAGAAGGAACCGGCGATCCTGAAGGAATTTTGCCAGACAAAGTATTCTTAAGCGGCCAGGAAGAAGAATTTTTAAAAAATCTTGACTTTTTGGTTATTTCAATGCCTCTGACAAACAATACTGAAGGACTGATTGGTGAAAGAGAATTGAAGATGTTGCCAAAAACAGCCTATATCCTTAATCCTGCCAGAGGTCCGATTATTCAGGAGGAAGCATTGATAAAAGCGCTTAAAGAAGGCTGGATTGCAGGAGCTGCATTGGATACCCATTATTATTATCCCATGCCTCCTGATCATCCATTATGGAGCTTTCCTAACGTAATTATGACACCTCACATTTCAGGTTCTCCACATAGTGAGCGTATCTG